The Candidatus Nanohalococcus occultus genome contains a region encoding:
- a CDS encoding protein translocase SEC61 complex subunit gamma, with protein sequence MELKPKKIKSRVESKLNEYKRVLKIAERPDRDEFEMSAKITGAGIILIGAIGFVFYLLQNLIPQYLLG encoded by the coding sequence ATGGAGCTAAAACCAAAGAAGATTAAGAGCAGAGTAGAATCGAAGCTTAACGAGTACAAGAGAGTTCTAAAGATTGCCGAAAGACCGGACAGAGATGAGTTCGAGATGTCGGCGAAGATTACTGGCGCAGGGATTATTTTAATCGGCGCTATCGGATTCGTATTCTATCTGCTACAGAACCTGATTCCACAGTACCTACTGGGATAA
- the rpl12p gene encoding 50S ribosomal protein P1 — translation MELVYAALTLHEAGKEVNEDNLQAIVDAADLEVDETEIKALVAALEDVDIEEAMETAVAAGGAAAGGAADASESADEDDAEEEEEEEEEEDDGAEEGLGDLF, via the coding sequence ATGGAACTTGTATACGCAGCACTTACTCTTCACGAAGCCGGAAAGGAAGTCAACGAAGACAACCTTCAGGCAATCGTAGACGCAGCAGACCTAGAAGTAGATGAGACAGAAATCAAGGCTCTTGTAGCAGCACTTGAAGACGTTGACATCGAAGAAGCTATGGAAACTGCAGTAGCAGCTGGCGGCGCCGCAGCAGGCGGAGCAGCTGACGCTTCCGAATCAGCAGATGAGGACGACGCTGAGGAAGAAGAGGAAGAAGAGGAAGAGGAAGACGACGGAGCAGAAGAAGGACTAGGAGACCTCTTCTAA
- a CDS encoding 50S ribosomal protein L1, with the protein MNFETAVEDAVAEAKARNFNQSIDMIINLGKIDLSNPNNRVNEGLKLPYQADEDVKIAVIGDTLVNNGGDAADLTITENELEDLFENPDEAKDIAEEYDFLIAEAPLMPDIGQHLGQVLGPRDMMPDPMPPGSNPTEKIEGLRSTISVRLKEEPLIQLKIGNEEQDASNVARNAQTVYNFLVEQLPEGENNLKNILLKTTMGPTVEVQN; encoded by the coding sequence GTGAACTTTGAGACAGCAGTTGAAGACGCAGTAGCAGAAGCAAAAGCACGTAACTTCAACCAGTCGATCGATATGATCATCAACCTTGGGAAGATCGATCTTTCCAACCCGAACAACCGTGTTAACGAAGGACTCAAGCTGCCATACCAGGCAGACGAGGACGTAAAGATCGCAGTAATCGGAGACACGCTTGTAAACAACGGTGGAGACGCAGCAGATCTGACAATTACAGAAAACGAACTTGAAGATCTGTTCGAGAACCCGGATGAAGCAAAGGACATCGCAGAGGAATACGACTTCCTGATCGCAGAAGCACCTCTGATGCCTGACATCGGACAGCACCTAGGACAGGTACTTGGACCACGGGACATGATGCCGGATCCAATGCCTCCAGGAAGCAACCCGACCGAGAAGATCGAAGGTCTTCGATCCACAATCAGTGTAAGACTGAAGGAAGAACCTCTAATCCAGTTAAAGATCGGAAACGAGGAACAGGACGCTTCAAACGTAGCAAGGAACGCACAGACAGTTTACAACTTCCTTGTAGAGCAGCTACCTGAAGGAGAGAACAACCTGAAGAACATTCTACTCAAAACCACAATGGGTCCAACAGTGGAGGTCCAGAACTAA
- a CDS encoding 50S ribosomal protein L11 codes for MGDKKTISTLIEGGSASAGPPLGPELGPLPTNVGDVVNKINEQTASFEGMEVPVDVIVDEETGEFEIEVGKPPAAQLLIDELGIPKGSGEPNLNKVADMSFEQLCKVARMKASDLQAMDLRGACKEILGTAQSMGVTLEGVEAYEAQQEIADGKYDQQLEDEEGI; via the coding sequence ATGGGAGACAAAAAAACAATTTCGACACTCATAGAAGGAGGAAGTGCTAGCGCAGGACCTCCGCTAGGACCAGAACTAGGTCCACTACCAACCAACGTCGGAGACGTTGTAAATAAAATCAATGAACAGACAGCAAGTTTCGAAGGAATGGAAGTACCTGTCGACGTTATTGTCGATGAGGAAACCGGAGAATTCGAAATCGAAGTAGGAAAGCCTCCAGCAGCACAGCTACTTATCGACGAGCTAGGGATTCCGAAAGGCTCAGGAGAACCTAACCTGAACAAGGTCGCAGACATGAGTTTCGAGCAGCTATGTAAGGTAGCTCGGATGAAAGCAAGTGATCTACAGGCAATGGATCTCCGCGGAGCATGTAAGGAAATCCTTGGAACAGCTCAGTCAATGGGAGTCACGCTTGAAGGCGTAGAAGCATACGAAGCCCAACAAGAGATCGCTGACGGTAAGTACGACCAGCAGCTAGAAGACGAGGAGGGAATATAA
- a CDS encoding transcription elongation factor Spt5, with translation MILTARTTRGREKTAINEMKSEVKAQNLDIKAVFHPEELKGYIFIEGKESVIRDLASDLRHLRGIIDNEVGVDQIEKYLSEEQEDIKIEEGDEVEVIGGAFKGENAKVKRVDDTNREITIELLDAAVPIPTTVDVDMVRKKSS, from the coding sequence ATGATTCTAACAGCACGAACCACACGAGGCCGTGAAAAGACGGCGATCAACGAAATGAAATCAGAGGTCAAGGCTCAGAACCTTGATATCAAAGCCGTCTTCCATCCGGAAGAGCTGAAAGGATACATCTTCATAGAAGGCAAGGAATCGGTTATCCGCGATCTAGCAAGCGATCTAAGACACCTGCGTGGAATAATCGATAACGAAGTAGGAGTCGATCAGATCGAAAAGTACCTCAGCGAAGAGCAGGAGGACATCAAGATCGAGGAAGGAGATGAAGTAGAAGTCATCGGCGGAGCGTTCAAAGGAGAGAACGCAAAGGTCAAACGCGTCGATGATACAAACCGCGAAATCACAATCGAGCTACTCGATGCCGCAGTTCCTATTCCAACAACTGTAGACGTCGATATGGTTCGCAAGAAATCAAGTTAA
- the rplJ gene encoding 50S ribosomal protein L10 yields the protein MVQPTPKQMSREEKEAKVEEFQENIENFDVVGVLDMHSLPARQLQDIKKEMKEFATVRMSRKTLMDLALENSDRDGVDQLDLNEAVQPAFIFSEKDPFQLFSLIKKNKTSAAAQGGEIAPTDIEVDEGDTGIGPGPMLGKLQQAGLQVQVDDGSIHVTKSGVIIEQGEEITREDADLLNQLGIEPLEIGLDLKLAFAQDQVFTREDLDIDTEAYRKDVEAAAIRSFNLAVNAGVINDRTASTIVSKAVQNAKNLAISEGLPVKETIKEALALAASSSRGLESQLDLEDVDLDEAEDDESEAEESEEESDDSEDESEDESEEEADEE from the coding sequence ATGGTACAACCAACCCCAAAGCAGATGAGCCGTGAAGAGAAAGAAGCAAAGGTCGAAGAGTTCCAGGAAAACATCGAGAACTTCGATGTCGTAGGAGTTCTAGACATGCACTCTCTTCCAGCACGTCAGCTACAGGATATCAAAAAGGAGATGAAGGAGTTTGCGACAGTTCGTATGTCGAGAAAGACTCTGATGGATCTCGCACTGGAGAACTCCGATAGAGATGGAGTCGACCAGCTTGATCTGAACGAAGCAGTTCAGCCGGCATTCATCTTCTCTGAAAAGGATCCTTTCCAGCTGTTCAGCCTTATCAAGAAGAACAAGACAAGCGCAGCAGCACAGGGAGGAGAGATCGCACCTACCGACATCGAAGTCGACGAAGGCGATACCGGGATCGGCCCAGGACCTATGCTTGGAAAGCTACAGCAGGCAGGTCTCCAGGTACAGGTAGACGATGGTTCAATCCACGTCACCAAATCAGGAGTCATCATCGAACAGGGCGAGGAAATCACCCGGGAAGATGCCGACCTACTGAACCAGCTTGGAATCGAACCTCTTGAGATCGGACTTGATCTCAAGCTAGCTTTCGCACAGGATCAGGTTTTCACACGCGAAGACTTGGACATCGATACGGAAGCTTACAGAAAGGACGTCGAAGCCGCAGCAATCCGCTCGTTCAACCTTGCGGTCAACGCAGGAGTTATCAACGACAGGACAGCATCGACAATCGTCTCAAAGGCAGTCCAGAACGCAAAGAACCTTGCGATCAGCGAAGGACTACCTGTCAAGGAAACAATCAAGGAAGCACTGGCACTCGCAGCCTCAAGTTCAAGAGGACTGGAAAGCCAGCTTGACCTTGAAGACGTCGATCTTGACGAAGCTGAAGATGACGAGTCTGAAGCAGAAGAATCCGAAGAGGAATCTGACGACTCAGAAGATGAGTCAGAGGACGAATCCGAGGAAGAAGCCGACGAAGAATAG